The Campylobacter concisus sequence TAAATTTATCTTATTAAATAGCCTATTTATCGAGTTTTCAACGATCTTGCCATCTTCTGTTGGAAAGCCAGTAGCGCCGTGATGAAGCCCAGTTATGTGGTAGTGATAGCCTTTAAAGAAAGGATTTAGCGTGGCTGGCGCGTCTGGTGCCGCCTCGTAGGGTTTATACTCTTTTGGCTCACCAATAAATTCTTTTCTTTTATAAATTTCTAGCTCGCTAATTTCTGGCAAACGCACCTTTGCTTGCATGTGTCCTATCGTCTCATCAAGTAGTAGCATAACTGGTGTCATAAACCTAGCAGCGAGGTTAAAGGCACGCACTGTTTGCGTATAGCACTCCTCAAGGCTGCTAGGAGCCAAAACTATCATATTTACATCGCCATGAGTTGGGTTTTTAGCCTGCAAGATATCGCCTTGTGCGACGCGGGTTGGCAAGCCAGTTGAAGGGCCGCCGCGCATGACATTTACGATGACAAGTGGTATCTCAGCGATAAAGCCAAGGCCTATTTGCTCAGCCTTTAGTGAAATTCCTGGACCTGAGCTTGCAGTCATCGCCTTAGCGCCACTCGCACTTGCGCCAAGAGAAACTGAAATTCCAGCTATTTCATCTTCCATTTGTATAAATGTACCGCCATGTTTTGGCAAAAGCACGCTTAGCTCGTGGGCGATCTCACTGCTTGGAGTGATCGGATATCCACCAAAGAAGTTACAGCCGCACTCGACCGCAGCCCTTGCTACTAGGGCATTTCCAGTTGATACTAGCTCTCTCATGCGCTCTCTCCAAGCTTTGCAAATTTATTTGCCTTTACAGCAGCAGCTCGCTCTTTGCTCTCAGGCGTTAGCTTTGCAAATTTAAAGCCTTTTTCAGCCACATAAATGGCAAAATCAGGACAGTGAAGCTCACAGTCGCGACAGCCTATGCATGAGTCAGCATAGACGACCTCTATCATCTTACCAAGCACTGCTTTTGGCTCAAGCCTCATCGCTAGCACGCCTGCTGGGCAGTAGCTCACGCAGACATCACAGGCCTTACACCTGCTCTCATCGACCCAAACAGGTACATTTTCTTTTATTATCATCTATATTCCTAATCCAAACTTTCTTTTAAAAATTTAATGTTTTTTCTAATATCAGCTTCGCTTTTACTTAGCTGCTCTTGCTCACTTTCATTTATATTTAGCTCTAAAATTTCTTTTAAGCCCTCGCGTCCAAGCCTTACTAGCCTGCCGCAACTTAGCTCATCATCAAGAAGCACGCTAGCACTTAAAATTTCATCACTCTTGCCCATGATCGTTTCACACATCTTCACAACTGCAGCCGCTGGTGCATAGTAAGCTGAAGTGCCAAGAAGCTTAACGATCTTTGCGCCACCTGTGCTTGTCTCTTTTTTAAGAATTGCCAACTCATTTTCGTTTAAATTTTCGCTGATATTACTAGCAGATACGATCATCTCGTCGTTGTGAGCGCCAATTATCTTTGTCTTTAGCTCTTTTGCATCTTTATCTTTTAGAATTGCTAGCTCATATCTGCATCTTGCCCCATCTAGTTCACCAGCCATGCCGATCACTTTATTTTTGCTAAAACCACTAAATTTATGAGCCGTCCAGACCATCACATCAAGCGGATTTGTCACGACGATTATCACCGCATTTGGTGCAAATTTTGCGATATTTTGAGCCATTTGTTTTACAACAACGGCATTTTTAAGGAGCAAGTCCTCTCTTGTTTGACCCTCTTTTCTTGGGCTTCCAGCAGTTACCACTACTATATCACTGCCCTCTATTAGCATAAAGTCATCGCCACCGCAAACGGTAGTTTTAGCATTAAAAACGCAGCTTGACTGCGCTAGATCGATAGCCTTTGCACGTGCCACGTCACCAAATATATCCACAAGCGCGATCTCATCGCAAACCTCCCTCATACAAAGCGCATAAGCTATGCTTGCACCGACGTTTCCAGCTCCAACTATACTTATTTTCATTTTCTCATCCTATTATTTGATTTAAAATTTTACTTGGTCTCATGACCTCATTTGCCCTCACTTCATCTGGCAAATAATATCCGCCAAATTCCACGCTAGCACCATCATTTTGTCTTATCTCTTTTAAAATTTTGCTCTCATTTTTCTCTAGCTCGTCTACTAAATTTTCAAAAATTTTACTTAAAATCCCGCCACTTTTTGCCATCTCTCTTGCCCAAAAAAGTGCCAGATAGAAGTGTGACTCCCTAGTATCAAGAGTGGCATTTGGAGTTTTGTTTTCGTCTAGATAGCTAGCAACCGCTCTATTTAGCGCATCACTTAGCTCTTTTGCTTCTTTTTTTTGCTTAGCAAATGCCAAGTGCTCGAGTGAAGCACTAAGCGCTAAAAACTCACCCAAGCTGTCCCAAAGTAGGTGATTTTTCTCTTTTAGCTCTTTTACGAGCGTCGGAGCCGTTCCACCAGCACCTGTTTCAAACATTGCCCCACCAGCAAGTAGTGGCACGACTGAGAGCATTTTTGAGCTACCACCTAGCTCAAAGATCGGGAAAAGATCAGTTAGATAGTCTCTTAAAACGTTACCAGTTACACTTATTACGTTTTTGCCAGCTCTTATTGCTTGAAGCGATTTTTTAGTTGCTTGCTCATAGTTTAAAATTTCAAATTTTAAGCCAGCGCTAGCAAATTTCTCTCTAAATTTTTCAAATTTAGCTATCAAATTTCTATCGTGAACACGGCTACTATCTAGCCAAAATATAAGCTCATCTTTTGAGATTTCGCCTCTTTTTAAAGCAAGCTCGAACCACGCATTTATCGCATCATCCTTTGCCTGAGTCATCCTAAAAATGTCGCCCTTTTTGACGCTAAATTTAAAGATACTCTCACCAGCCTCATCAAAAACTACAAATTCTCCATCTTCTTTTGCGATGAAAGTCTTATCGTGGCTGCCGTACTCCTCAGCCTTTTTAGCCATGAGCCCCACGTTTGCTACGCTACCGATCTTGCTCACATCAAGCGCGCCATGCTCCTTAAAGTCCGCTACACAAGCCTCATAAACCCTAGCGTATGTTTTATCTGGGATCATGCAAAGCGAGAAATTTAGCTCGCCACTTCTATCTTTTACCTTGCCAGAGTTTCTAATGAGCGCAGGCACGGAGGCATCGATGATGACGTCATTTGGCACATCAAAGTTGCTGGCATTTTCATTTAGCGCCCAAATTTTTGCTTTTTTGCTCAAAATTTCATCAAATTTAGCCAAAATTTCATCTTTATTTTTAAGAGTTGAAATTTTAGAAAACATATCTTTTAAACCATTTTTTGCCTCAACGCCGTGAGCTTTAAACTCCTCATCAAACAGCTCAAAAACCTCTTTAAAATAGCTCTTTATCGCATGAGCAAAGATGACTGGGTCACTAACCTTCATCATCGTGCATTTTAGATGCAGACTCAAGGTCAAATTCTCCTTTTTTGCCTCGTCAAAGCAGCTTTCATAAAATTTATCTAGCTCATCTACGCTTAGATATGCCGCGTCTACGACCTCGCCACTTTGAACGGCAAGCTCTTTTAAAAGCTCTTTTTTGCCATCTAAACTTATAAAATTTATATAAAATTTCTCATCCTTACTAGCGATGATTGAGCACTCATTCTCATAAAAATCACCCTTTTGCATGTAGCAAATTTTTGTCTTATTTGTCTTGTCCCAGTCGCCGTTGCTGTGAGGATGCTTTTTGGCAAATTCTTTAACTGGTGGCAAGACTCTTCTATCTGAGTTTCCTTGTCTTAGCACTGGATTTACTGCACTTCCTAGTACTTTTTGGTATTTTTTAGCAATCTCTTCGTCGTAGTCAGTGATGATCTCATCTGGATAAAAAGGCACGTTTATGCCTTTGCTTCTAAGCTCCTCAATAGCCGCTTTTAACTGAACGAGCGTAGCTGAGATGTTTGGCAGTTTTATGATATTTGCCTCTTTGTGACTGGTAAGCTCACCCAAAAGTTCTAGCTCATCGGCCTTATTTAGTCCAAGCTCCTTGCTAAAAAGAGATAAAATTCTACCAGCTAGGCTAATATCGGCCCTTGTTATGCTAATGTCAGCACGTGATAAAAAGCTCTTTACGATAGGAAAGAGAGAGTAGCTTGCAAAAAGCGGTGCTTCGTCGGTTTTGGTCCAGATAATATCACTCATTTTAGCCCTTTTATTTTTTTAAAATTTATCACTTTCTTTATTAAAATTCGTTGTATTTTAGGCATTTGTCGCAAATTCTAGCTCTATTTTCCTATATTTTGGTTGTGCTCGCTTAAGGTTTTTGAAAAAATGTGTTTTTTCGCCTTTTTGTCAAGCACAAAGTATAAATAATCGCTCTTTGCAGGATTTATCGCCGCTTTGATCGCACTTATTGAGACCGAGCAGACTGGACTTGGCGGAATGCCGTCGTTTAGATAGGTATTAAACTCGCTCATATCGCTTCTTATACGCTCAGCCGTGATCACATCATGCGAATAAATTCCGTAGTTTAGTGTGCCATCCATCTGCAACCTCATGCCCTTATTTAGGCGGTTATAAATGACTGAGGCGACAAGTGGCATCTCAGCATCATTTGCCGCTTCTTTTTGAATGATCGAAGCGATCGTTAAAATTTTAAACCATTTTTTCTCGTTGTATTCACCAAAAATTTTATTGCTAATATCACTTTGAGCCTTTCTTGATGAATTTACAAGATAAAAAGCAAGGTGCCTTTCGCTGATACCTATTGGGATTTTGTATGTATTTGGCATCAAAAAGCCATCACTCACTGGAGCAAGAGCGTTATATTCGCTATTTAGCTTAACTGGGTCAAGTCCTAGCTGAGCAGCGATCTGGTTTAAAAAAACGATAGTCGTTTCGCCTGGTATTAGCGTTATCTCGGTTAAAGCTGCTTTTGATTTTGCAAGTTTTTTTAAAAAATCAACCCTTGAAATTTTGTCTTGGCCGATCTCTATCCAGCCAGATTGTGGAGAGCCGATAAAAAGTATGGCGTATTTGTCTATCACGCTTAAGTTAAAGTTGCGATTAGCTAAATAAGATATAATCTCGCCCACACTTCCCTTTGGTATAAAAACGACCTTGCTTGTGTTTATAGGGCGTGCCAAATAGACAAAAATACTTAGGAAAATGATGGCTACGATATCAAAAAAAATGTCTAAATATGGCTTTTTCATAAAATTTTTTATCATCTTGATTCTTTCATTTATCTTACTTTTAAAATACGGCATAAAAATTAACGATTTCGAGTTTTACGGCGTAAAATTGGAGCAATTATATATAAAATTAGATAAAAAAATAATTGCAAGAGCAAAGCAGATAAGGCTTCCAAATTTTAAGAAAGAGAGCAAGCAAAAAAGCAGCG is a genomic window containing:
- a CDS encoding 2-oxoglutarate synthase subunit alpha, with product MRELVSTGNALVARAAVECGCNFFGGYPITPSSEIAHELSVLLPKHGGTFIQMEDEIAGISVSLGASASGAKAMTASSGPGISLKAEQIGLGFIAEIPLVIVNVMRGGPSTGLPTRVAQGDILQAKNPTHGDVNMIVLAPSSLEECYTQTVRAFNLAARFMTPVMLLLDETIGHMQAKVRLPEISELEIYKRKEFIGEPKEYKPYEAAPDAPATLNPFFKGYHYHITGLHHGATGFPTEDGKIVENSINRLFNKINLHVDECEKFEEFMLEDAEICIIAFGSVALSAKQAILNLREKGLKVGLFKPLTLFPAPAKKLKEISDKFKKILVCELNLGQYSGEISKIILRDDFATLLKANGRPISPSEIEAKIGEIYGF
- the mltG gene encoding endolytic transglycosylase MltG; translated protein: MIKNFMKKPYLDIFFDIVAIIFLSIFVYLARPINTSKVVFIPKGSVGEIISYLANRNFNLSVIDKYAILFIGSPQSGWIEIGQDKISRVDFLKKLAKSKAALTEITLIPGETTIVFLNQIAAQLGLDPVKLNSEYNALAPVSDGFLMPNTYKIPIGISERHLAFYLVNSSRKAQSDISNKIFGEYNEKKWFKILTIASIIQKEAANDAEMPLVASVIYNRLNKGMRLQMDGTLNYGIYSHDVITAERIRSDMSEFNTYLNDGIPPSPVCSVSISAIKAAINPAKSDYLYFVLDKKAKKHIFSKTLSEHNQNIGK
- a CDS encoding NADP-dependent isocitrate dehydrogenase, with the protein product MSDIIWTKTDEAPLFASYSLFPIVKSFLSRADISITRADISLAGRILSLFSKELGLNKADELELLGELTSHKEANIIKLPNISATLVQLKAAIEELRSKGINVPFYPDEIITDYDEEIAKKYQKVLGSAVNPVLRQGNSDRRVLPPVKEFAKKHPHSNGDWDKTNKTKICYMQKGDFYENECSIIASKDEKFYINFISLDGKKELLKELAVQSGEVVDAAYLSVDELDKFYESCFDEAKKENLTLSLHLKCTMMKVSDPVIFAHAIKSYFKEVFELFDEEFKAHGVEAKNGLKDMFSKISTLKNKDEILAKFDEILSKKAKIWALNENASNFDVPNDVIIDASVPALIRNSGKVKDRSGELNFSLCMIPDKTYARVYEACVADFKEHGALDVSKIGSVANVGLMAKKAEEYGSHDKTFIAKEDGEFVVFDEAGESIFKFSVKKGDIFRMTQAKDDAINAWFELALKRGEISKDELIFWLDSSRVHDRNLIAKFEKFREKFASAGLKFEILNYEQATKKSLQAIRAGKNVISVTGNVLRDYLTDLFPIFELGGSSKMLSVVPLLAGGAMFETGAGGTAPTLVKELKEKNHLLWDSLGEFLALSASLEHLAFAKQKKEAKELSDALNRAVASYLDENKTPNATLDTRESHFYLALFWAREMAKSGGILSKIFENLVDELEKNESKILKEIRQNDGASVEFGGYYLPDEVRANEVMRPSKILNQIIG
- a CDS encoding lactate/malate family dehydrogenase, producing MKISIVGAGNVGASIAYALCMREVCDEIALVDIFGDVARAKAIDLAQSSCVFNAKTTVCGGDDFMLIEGSDIVVVTAGSPRKEGQTREDLLLKNAVVVKQMAQNIAKFAPNAVIIVVTNPLDVMVWTAHKFSGFSKNKVIGMAGELDGARCRYELAILKDKDAKELKTKIIGAHNDEMIVSASNISENLNENELAILKKETSTGGAKIVKLLGTSAYYAPAAAVVKMCETIMGKSDEILSASVLLDDELSCGRLVRLGREGLKEILELNINESEQEQLSKSEADIRKNIKFLKESLD
- a CDS encoding 4Fe-4S dicluster domain-containing protein, yielding MIIKENVPVWVDESRCKACDVCVSYCPAGVLAMRLEPKAVLGKMIEVVYADSCIGCRDCELHCPDFAIYVAEKGFKFAKLTPESKERAAAVKANKFAKLGESA